In Chitinivibrionia bacterium, one DNA window encodes the following:
- the glmM gene encoding phosphoglucosamine mutase, whose translation MEKPIMSVSGIRGRFGEGLTLELLRAIAYIQTKHSNGAGKKVIIGRDTRPSGEKIQNALCQGIRAAGGIPISIGIATTPTTCFAVKHFGAAAGIIITASHNPHPYNGYKAVHTSGRLFNADECNALYEDYNSGNYLSDKEFNAFSASPEIIETTAVSAHIAKIVENVDVETIKAAKIKVAVDAINGAASGAFPQLLAALGVKYEGIHCKTDGDFVHNPEPRPAHLGDLEKLLKSESDFWGGFAFDPDGDRLVVMGENGEPICEEMTLALSMMSILASKKSDVATNLSTSMVIDDVAKNFGVKVIRTKIGEANVVDAIRKNDLLLGGEGNGGVIYPAVSMVRDGLVGLALIIECMAKNDKKITRLTSEYKEYPIVKEKISIVGLNPIEVLSKLAKIFADEKIDTQDGLKIIYNDGWVHIRSSNTEPIMRVYAEGITQEKAEELAKMVMDRI comes from the coding sequence ATGGAAAAGCCGATAATGTCGGTTTCGGGGATTAGAGGAAGATTTGGCGAGGGATTAACACTCGAATTACTTCGCGCTATTGCATACATTCAAACAAAACATTCAAACGGCGCAGGCAAAAAAGTAATTATCGGACGAGACACGCGACCGTCGGGCGAAAAAATACAAAACGCGCTTTGCCAAGGAATAAGAGCGGCAGGCGGCATACCGATTTCTATCGGAATTGCAACAACCCCGACCACCTGTTTTGCCGTAAAACATTTTGGCGCGGCGGCAGGAATTATAATTACCGCAAGCCACAATCCGCACCCATACAACGGCTACAAAGCAGTGCACACAAGCGGACGACTTTTTAACGCCGACGAGTGCAACGCTCTTTACGAAGACTACAATTCGGGCAATTATTTAAGCGACAAAGAATTTAATGCGTTTTCTGCCTCGCCCGAAATTATCGAAACCACCGCAGTATCGGCGCATATAGCAAAAATCGTAGAAAACGTCGATGTGGAAACAATAAAAGCCGCAAAAATAAAAGTCGCCGTCGATGCAATAAACGGAGCGGCAAGCGGCGCGTTTCCTCAACTTCTGGCGGCGCTCGGCGTAAAATACGAAGGCATACACTGCAAAACCGACGGCGATTTTGTGCATAATCCCGAGCCGCGCCCCGCACATTTGGGCGACCTCGAAAAACTGCTGAAAAGCGAAAGCGATTTCTGGGGCGGCTTTGCGTTCGACCCCGACGGCGACCGTTTGGTAGTTATGGGCGAAAACGGTGAGCCGATTTGCGAAGAAATGACTTTGGCGCTTTCTATGATGAGCATTCTCGCAAGCAAAAAAAGCGACGTTGCGACCAACCTTTCCACATCAATGGTAATTGACGATGTCGCAAAAAACTTCGGCGTAAAAGTTATCCGCACAAAAATCGGCGAAGCAAACGTCGTCGATGCAATTCGCAAAAACGACCTGCTTTTGGGCGGCGAGGGCAACGGCGGCGTAATTTATCCTGCCGTTTCAATGGTGCGCGACGGACTTGTCGGGCTTGCGCTTATAATAGAATGTATGGCAAAAAACGACAAAAAAATAACGCGTCTGACATCGGAGTATAAAGAATATCCGATAGTCAAAGAAAAAATTTCAATTGTCGGATTAAATCCCATCGAGGTTCTATCAAAACTCGCAAAAATCTTCGCCGACGAAAAAATCGACACTCAAGACGGATTAAAAATAATCTATAACGACGGCTGGGTACACATCCGCTCGTCAAACACCGAACCGATTATGCGCGTTTACGCCGAAGGAATTACCCAAGAAAAAGCCGAAGAATTAGCAAAAATGGTGATGGATAGGATATAA
- a CDS encoding L-threonylcarbamoyladenylate synthase codes for MRTRLLTEYQTEIAAKIIRNGSLVAIPTETVYGLGGDAFNPTAVAKIFEAKNRPSFDPLIVHIADFEQIYTVAENVPPLAQKLIEKCWAGPLTIILKKKKEIPDLVSAGLDTVGIRMPNNEITREIIRKSQTAIAAPSANLFGHTSPTSAKAVLDDLDGRIDAVIDGGNCKVGLESTIISFAKNTPVCYRYGGLDLEYIESIIGKVERAGFHGEEDVAPGRSLRHYAPNTPLYLDKKESDFPEGTKIGYINQDGDLYEIAKNLYSEIRNVDDKNCDVILAHLVEEKGIGMAINDRLRRAATTQPT; via the coding sequence ATGAGAACACGACTTTTAACTGAATATCAGACGGAGATTGCGGCTAAAATCATACGAAATGGGAGTTTGGTCGCAATCCCCACCGAAACTGTTTACGGGCTTGGCGGAGATGCGTTTAATCCGACGGCGGTCGCCAAAATTTTTGAGGCGAAAAACCGCCCGAGTTTTGACCCGCTTATAGTGCATATCGCCGATTTTGAGCAGATTTACACCGTAGCCGAAAATGTTCCGCCGCTTGCGCAAAAACTAATAGAAAAATGTTGGGCGGGACCGCTTACCATTATTCTGAAAAAGAAAAAAGAAATTCCCGATTTGGTATCGGCAGGGCTTGATACCGTCGGAATAAGAATGCCGAACAACGAAATCACGCGCGAAATTATTCGCAAATCGCAAACTGCAATCGCCGCACCGTCCGCAAATCTTTTCGGGCATACATCACCCACAAGCGCAAAAGCGGTTTTGGACGATTTGGACGGGCGAATAGACGCAGTAATTGACGGCGGAAATTGCAAAGTTGGCTTAGAAAGCACAATAATTTCGTTTGCCAAAAATACACCCGTTTGTTATCGCTACGGCGGTTTGGATTTGGAGTATATCGAAAGCATTATCGGAAAAGTAGAGCGGGCGGGTTTTCACGGCGAAGAGGATGTCGCTCCGGGCAGAAGTTTAAGGCATTATGCACCGAACACTCCGCTTTATCTCGACAAAAAAGAAAGCGACTTTCCCGAGGGAACAAAAATCGGCTACATAAATCAAGACGGCGACTTATACGAAATTGCCAAAAATCTCTACTCCGAAATCCGCAACGTCGATGACAAAAACTGCGACGTGATTTTGGCGCATTTGGTAGAAGAAAAGGGGATAGGTATGGCGATAAATGATAGGTTGCGGCGGGCGGCGACGACGCAACCGACGTAG